TCGATCTCGTCGCGGCCTTCCGCGTAGCGTACGCTCGAACCCAGGTCGACCCTCTCCGCCTCGGGCACGACCGCCAGCCGGCGGTACGCGCCGTACCCCTCGCCGGTGACCAACCCGAGCTCGCGGAAGACCCCGATGCCCGCCGACACGCCCCGCTCGGACAGGCGCGTCTTCGGCCGCCGGGCCTTCACGCGCTCGGCGAGCTCGGCGTTGGTGGCCTCGAACGCCTCTCCCGCGGCCGCGTGCGCGTCCTTGAGCACGAGGTAGAGCGCGGCGAGGTCGTCGCGTTCGGGCGCACCCGCCTCGAGGATGAGGTCGTTGATGCGGCCGTCGGGCTCGCCGAAGAGCAGGTGCACCGAGGCCGACGCACCGTCACGTCCGGCCCGGCCGCACATCTGGTTGAACTCGACGTCGTTGAAGGGCAGGTGGTAGAGCGCGACGTGGCGCACGTCCGGGATGTTGACGCCCTCGCCGAACGCACTCGTGGCCACGACGACGTCGATCTCGCCGGCACGGAACGCGCGCTCCACCGCCAGGCGCGCGGGGCGGGACAGCCCGCCGTTGTAGAAGGCCGCGCGATGCCGCAGGCCGGGCACGCGGTCGCGCAGCGCGCGTGCGACGCGCACCGACTGGTCGCGCGAGTTCACGTAGACGATCGCCTTGCCGCCCTCGGCCGCGAGCTTCACGAGGTAGGCGTCCTTCTCCTTCGCGCTCGCGAGCGAGCCGCGGCGGTCGGCCAGGCCGAGGTTGTCGCGCACGGTGGGGTCGCACACCACTCGGCTGACGCCGAGGGCATCGCGGATCGCCGCGGCAACCTCGTCCGACGCCGTCGCGGTCACCGCCAGCACGCGCGGGCGGCCGAGCGTGTCGAGCGC
This is a stretch of genomic DNA from Actinomycetota bacterium. It encodes these proteins:
- a CDS encoding ATP-dependent DNA helicase RecQ, giving the protein MQLAVPELHPAQRESLDALAAGEDVLTVMATGRGKSLIFHLHAARTALVEGRASVFVYPLRALVSDQAFHLVGAFAALGLAVATVTGESSATARDEAFAGLTDGAVHVILTTPEFLCHHAARFAGTGRVGFVVVDEAHHVGMARAGHRPAYARLGEALDTLGRPRVLAVTATASDEVAAAIRDALGVSRVVCDPTVRDNLGLADRRGSLASAKEKDAYLVKLAAEGGKAIVYVNSRDQSVRVARALRDRVPGLRHRAAFYNGGLSRPARLAVERAFRAGEIDVVVATSAFGEGVNIPDVRHVALYHLPFNDVEFNQMCGRAGRDGASASVHLLFGEPDGRINDLILEAGAPERDDLAALYLVLKDAHAAAGEAFEATNAELAERVKARRPKTRLSERGVSAGIGVFRELGLVTGEGYGAYRRLAVVPEAERVDLGSSVRYAEGRDEIEQFAEFRTWVLTASADVLLARFNRPILPGRSGG